One part of the Rothia sp. ZJ932 genome encodes these proteins:
- the rplJ gene encoding 50S ribosomal protein L10: MATAEKAAVVVELKERFSSSNAVVLTEYRGLSVAKLKELRRALGAETEYAVVKNTLAGIAAKEAGIDAFEGQLAGPSAIAFINGEFIDAAKALRDFAKENPQLIVKGGFYEGEALDEAGVNRFANLESREVLLAKVAGGAKGALSKIARTVDALRIKLEESEGAAPAAEAAEEAPAEDAE; encoded by the coding sequence ATGGCAACAGCAGAAAAGGCAGCTGTAGTTGTAGAGCTGAAGGAACGTTTCTCAAGCTCCAACGCAGTTGTACTCACTGAGTATCGTGGTCTCTCAGTTGCGAAGCTCAAAGAGCTTCGCCGCGCTCTCGGCGCAGAGACCGAATACGCCGTGGTGAAGAACACCCTAGCAGGTATCGCTGCTAAGGAAGCTGGCATCGACGCGTTCGAGGGGCAGCTTGCAGGTCCTAGCGCAATTGCATTCATCAACGGTGAATTCATTGACGCTGCAAAGGCACTGCGTGACTTCGCCAAGGAAAACCCCCAGCTTATCGTCAAGGGCGGCTTCTACGAAGGTGAAGCTCTTGATGAGGCCGGTGTCAACCGCTTCGCAAACCTCGAATCACGCGAGGTTCTGCTGGCAAAGGTTGCAGGCGGCGCGAAGGGTGCGCTCTCCAAGATTGCACGCACCGTGGATGCCCTGCGTATCAAGCTCGAAGAATCAGAAGGTGCAGCACCTGCGGCAGAAGCAGCAGAAGAAGCACCCGCAGAGGACGCAGAGTAA
- the rplL gene encoding 50S ribosomal protein L7/L12 — translation MAKLSIEELIAAFKELSLVEVSEFVKAFEEEFDVTAAAPVAVAGVAGGDAGAAEEQTEFDVVLESAGDKKIAVIKEVRALTSLGLKEAKDLVDSAPKAILEGASKEDAEKAKEALEGAGATITLK, via the coding sequence ATGGCTAAGCTTTCAATCGAAGAACTCATTGCAGCATTCAAGGAACTCTCACTCGTAGAGGTTTCAGAATTCGTTAAGGCATTCGAAGAAGAATTCGACGTAACCGCAGCAGCTCCCGTCGCAGTTGCAGGCGTAGCAGGCGGCGACGCTGGTGCAGCTGAAGAGCAGACCGAATTCGACGTAGTTCTCGAATCAGCTGGCGATAAGAAGATCGCAGTTATCAAGGAAGTACGTGCGCTGACCTCACTGGGTCTGAAGGAAGCTAAGGATCTCGTTGACTCAGCTCCCAAGGCTATCCTCGAAGGCGCTTCAAAGGAAGACGCAGAGAAGGCAAAGGAAGCTCTCGAAGGCGCTGGCGCAACCATCACCCTCAAGTAA
- a CDS encoding glycoside hydrolase family 32 protein, whose translation MDIYAPRTDATELLEAAETAYLQHAQTVQEDPEYPKLHLAPPVGRLNDPNGLLYDNGVYHAFYQYSPLHPTRAVFWRHATSTDLTRWEDDQTAIAPVTWYDKSGCYSGSGFIAPDGTYEFFYTGNIKDDNDVRSVYQAMFVSKDQGRTFERLESNPLIADQPAGYTAHFRDPHLVERHGAYAAVLGAQREDLTGAIALYTSEDRRNWNFEGEIEFSDPALHAMGYMLECPILFLMVDEATGEEKDVMMFCPQGMEAEGEKYNNIYQCGYVVGKLTGTSFAVEQAFTEIDAGFEFYAPQTVHKAEDTHGAPVLMAWMGNAEQDDQPSWDKNWVHMLTYPRELSLRGGKIYQRPVSQLERVLPLEPVTVGADGVIAQLGGRRQFRLAGTANLSQGDVRIVLTDGASDAVILTLTQDCAVLDRSGTRYQVGGATRRRILPLSDTKDFEMLFDGSAVEVFVDGGREVFTSRVFLHEEPGELRVRATAQGVLSNVRVGVMDR comes from the coding sequence GTGGATATTTACGCCCCGCGCACCGATGCTACTGAACTGCTTGAAGCTGCCGAGACAGCCTACCTACAGCACGCCCAGACTGTGCAGGAAGACCCGGAGTACCCCAAACTGCACCTAGCCCCACCGGTGGGTAGGCTCAATGACCCCAACGGCTTGCTCTACGACAACGGCGTGTACCATGCTTTTTACCAGTACTCACCGCTCCACCCCACTCGCGCAGTTTTTTGGCGTCACGCCACCAGCACCGATTTGACACGCTGGGAGGACGACCAGACCGCTATTGCCCCGGTGACCTGGTACGACAAATCCGGTTGCTACTCGGGCTCAGGGTTTATTGCCCCCGACGGTACTTACGAATTTTTCTACACCGGCAATATCAAAGACGATAATGATGTACGTAGCGTCTACCAAGCCATGTTCGTATCAAAGGATCAGGGCAGGACCTTCGAGCGTTTAGAATCAAACCCCCTCATCGCCGATCAGCCCGCAGGCTACACCGCCCACTTTCGTGACCCCCACCTTGTAGAGCGTCATGGCGCGTACGCCGCGGTGCTCGGTGCTCAACGTGAAGATCTGACCGGTGCAATTGCTTTATACACTTCGGAGGATCGCCGCAACTGGAACTTTGAGGGCGAAATCGAGTTCTCTGATCCTGCGTTGCACGCCATGGGCTACATGTTGGAATGTCCAATTCTTTTTTTGATGGTTGATGAGGCAACTGGCGAAGAGAAAGATGTGATGATGTTCTGCCCGCAGGGCATGGAGGCTGAGGGTGAGAAATACAACAACATTTATCAGTGCGGGTATGTGGTGGGAAAACTGACCGGCACATCATTTGCTGTGGAGCAGGCATTTACCGAGATTGACGCTGGTTTCGAGTTCTACGCCCCACAGACCGTTCACAAGGCTGAAGACACCCACGGTGCTCCTGTGCTGATGGCGTGGATGGGCAACGCCGAGCAAGACGATCAGCCCAGCTGGGATAAGAACTGGGTGCATATGCTCACCTACCCGCGTGAACTTTCCTTGCGTGGCGGCAAAATCTACCAGCGTCCTGTCTCGCAACTGGAACGAGTGTTACCGCTTGAGCCTGTAACTGTTGGTGCTGATGGTGTTATCGCTCAGTTGGGCGGACGCCGCCAGTTTAGGCTAGCGGGCACCGCTAACCTCAGTCAGGGCGACGTTCGAATTGTACTTACTGATGGTGCAAGCGACGCTGTTATTCTTACCCTTACGCAAGACTGTGCTGTGCTGGATCGCAGCGGAACCCGCTATCAGGTAGGCGGAGCCACCCGTCGTCGCATCCTGCCGCTCAGCGATACTAAGGATTTCGAAATGCTCTTTGACGGTTCTGCCGTGGAAGTCTTTGTCGACGGCGGTAGAGAAGTCTTTACCAGCCGCGTCTTTTTGCATGAAGAACCGGGGGAGTTGCGCGTTCGCGCCACTGCACAAGGAGTTCTCAGTAACGTTCGTGTAGGCGTTATGGACCGTTAG
- a CDS encoding PTS glucose transporter subunit IIA, with translation MAGFFSKIFGGSSNEQQAPVAPVAAATGGNQLVLGAHMNGTVHELSQVSDPTFSTGALGPGAAIEPTEGVLYAPADGELTVAFPTGHAVGIRTPEGVELLIHIGFDTVELDGKHFDIQVKKGDKVKRGDVLVKFDLEAVKAAGYDITTPLVATNHKRIVASTSLHQSTAGSAPITAGDDFLVYSLN, from the coding sequence ATGGCAGGCTTTTTCTCAAAAATTTTTGGTGGATCAAGTAACGAGCAACAGGCGCCGGTGGCTCCGGTAGCTGCGGCAACCGGTGGTAACCAGCTAGTACTGGGCGCTCACATGAACGGTACCGTTCACGAACTTTCTCAGGTTTCTGACCCCACTTTCTCCACCGGTGCGCTAGGACCCGGTGCAGCTATCGAGCCCACCGAAGGCGTCCTGTACGCTCCTGCTGACGGCGAACTCACCGTAGCTTTCCCCACCGGTCACGCCGTCGGCATTCGCACCCCCGAAGGTGTAGAGCTGCTCATCCACATCGGCTTCGACACAGTAGAACTCGATGGTAAGCACTTTGATATTCAGGTTAAGAAGGGCGACAAGGTCAAGCGCGGCGACGTACTGGTGAAGTTTGACCTTGAAGCAGTCAAGGCAGCGGGTTACGACATCACAACCCCCCTTGTGGCAACCAACCACAAGCGAATCGTTGCCTCAACATCTCTGCACCAGAGCACCGCTGGTTCAGCGCCCATTACCGCAGGTGATGACTTCTTGGTCTACAGCTTGAACTAG
- a CDS encoding GNAT family N-acetyltransferase: protein MKITVREATAADIPGAIHALVDGFSKDPVMSGALGGSMKIERIRALFELQIRTQYSHADQGRVDVAVDTSGKVLGAALWATPHKSTSFVDELKQVGEYVQVLRGSLISAALTEYKLLKARPVFKHWYLYTIGVHKDARGHGVGSALLDFRREQLGEYPAYLEASTYNSAALYKRHGFVELGGYGKLSKAAIGMWHPAPISSIDKNHATAR, encoded by the coding sequence ATGAAGATTACCGTGCGCGAAGCGACGGCTGCTGATATCCCCGGTGCCATTCACGCCCTCGTCGATGGATTCAGCAAAGACCCCGTCATGAGTGGGGCGCTCGGTGGCTCCATGAAAATAGAACGCATTCGTGCCCTCTTTGAACTCCAGATTCGCACCCAGTATTCCCACGCCGACCAAGGCAGAGTAGACGTCGCCGTCGATACCTCAGGTAAAGTTCTTGGGGCTGCGCTCTGGGCAACCCCTCACAAATCAACTAGCTTTGTGGACGAGCTCAAACAAGTAGGTGAATACGTTCAGGTTCTGCGAGGCTCCCTTATCAGCGCCGCTCTAACCGAGTACAAGCTGCTCAAAGCGCGTCCAGTCTTCAAACACTGGTATCTGTACACCATTGGCGTACATAAGGACGCGCGCGGTCACGGGGTTGGTAGCGCCCTCCTTGACTTCCGCCGCGAACAGCTGGGTGAATATCCCGCCTACCTAGAAGCCTCTACATATAACAGCGCAGCCCTCTACAAACGTCACGGTTTCGTAGAGCTTGGCGGTTACGGCAAACTCTCCAAAGCAGCCATCGGCATGTGGCACCCGGCACCGATCTCATCCATCGACAAAAACCACGCGACCGCCAGATAA